A region of Rhinoraja longicauda isolate Sanriku21f chromosome 31, sRhiLon1.1, whole genome shotgun sequence DNA encodes the following proteins:
- the hspa5 gene encoding endoplasmic reticulum chaperone BiP, which yields MKGYCLLLLLVGCAFADDDDKRENVGTVVGIDLGTTYSCVGVYKNGRVEIIANDQGNRITPSYVAFTQDGERLIGDAAKNQLTSNPENTVFDAKRLIGRTYGDPAVQQDLKYLPFKVIDKKNKPHVQLDITDQVKTFAPEEISAMVLTKMKETAEAYLGKKVTHAVVTVPAYFNDAQRQATKDAGTIAGLNVMRIINEPTAAAIAYGLDKREGEKNILVFDLGGGTFDVSLLTIDNGVFEVVATNGDTHLGGEDFDQRVMEHFIKLYKKKTGKDVRKDNRAVQKLRREVEKAKRGLSAQHQARIEIESFFEGEDFSETLTRAKFEELNMDLFRSTMKPVQKVMEDADLKKTEIDEIVLVGGSTRIPKIQQLVKEFFNGKEPSRGINPDEAVAYGAAVQAGVLSGEEDTGDLVLLDVCPLTLGIETVGGVMTKLIPRNTVVPTKKSQIFSTASDNQPTVTIKVYEGERPLTKDNHLLGTFDLTGIPPAPRGVPQIEVTFEIDVNGILRVTAEDKGTGNKNKITITNDQNRLTPEEIERMVTDAEKFAEEDVKLKDRIDARNDLESYSYSLKNQIGDKEKLGGKLSSEDKEIIEKAVEEKIEWLESHQDSETEDFKAKKKELEEIVQPIVSKLYGSAGGAPPEEEEGAEKDEL from the exons atgaaaggatattGTTTATTACTGCTGCTTGTCGGCTGTGCCTTTGCTGATGATGACGATAAGAGGGAAAATGTTGGTACAGTGGTTGGAATTGATCTTGGTACCACATACTCATG TGTGGGTGTCTACAAAAATGGAagagtggaaatcattgccaatgACCAGGGTAACAGAATAACCCCCTCCTATGTGGCCTTTACCCAAGATGGAGAACGTTTGATAGGTGATGCTGCAAAGAACCAGCTGACTTCAAACCCTGAGAATACTGTGTTTGATGCCAAACGTCTTATTGGCCGCACATATGGTGACCCAGCAGTTCAACAGGACCTAAAGTATCTCCCATTTAAG GTTATCGATAAGAAGAACAAACCACACGTTCAACTTGACATTACTGATCAGGTTAAAACTTTTGCTCCAGAGGAAATATCTGCTATGGTGTTAACCAAGATGAAAGAAACAGCAGAGGCATATCTCGGCAAGAAG GTGACACATGCTGTAGTGACAGTGCCTGCTTATTTCAACGATGCTCAGCGTCAGGCCACAAAAGATGCTGGTACCATTGCTGGTTTGAATGTTATGAGGATCATCAATGAACC GACTGCTGCAGCAATTGCCTATGGTTTGGACAAACGAGAGGGTGAAAAAAACATTCTGGTATTTGACCTTGGTGGTGGTACTTTTGATGTCTCACTGCTCACTATCGACAATGGGGTTTTTGAAGTAGTTGCAACTAATGGAGATACTCATCTAG GTGGTGAAGATTTTGACCAACGTGTGATGGAGCACTTTATCAAGCTGTATaaaaagaaaactggaaaagatgtTCGTAAAGATAACAGAGCAGTACAGAAGCTTCGTCGTGAAGTAGAAAAGGCCAAACGTGGTTTGTCTGCACAACATCAGGCCAGGATTGAAATTGAATCCTTCTTTGAGGGAGAAGATTTCTCTGAAACTCTGACTCGTGCAAAGTTTGAAGAACTGAATATG GACCTGTTCCGATCAACTATGAAACCTGTGCAGAAAGTGATGGAGGATGCTGATCTGAAAAAGACAGAAATCGATGAAATTGTTCTTGTGGGTGGTTCTACACGTATCCCTAAAATCCAGCAGCTTGTAAAAGAATTTTTCAATGGCAAAGAGCCATCACGTGGAATCAACCCTGATGAAGCTGTGGCTTATGGGGCAGCAGTTCAGGCTGGTGTTCTATCAGGAGAGGAAGATACTG GTGACCTTGTTCTCCTTGATGTCTGCCCCTTAACTCTTGGAATTGAAACTGTTGGTGGTGTCATGACCAAACTCATCCCTCGTAATACAGTGGTTCCAACCAAAAAATCTCAGATTTTCTCAACTGCCTCTGACAACCAACCTACTGTTACCATCAAGGTGTATGAAG GTGAACGACCATTGACCAAAGATAACCATCTGCTCGGTACCTTTGACCTGACTGGTATTCCTCCAGCACCACGTGGTGTTCCCCAGATTGAAGTGACATTTGAAATAGATGTGAATGGAATCCTGCGTGTTACAGCTGAAGACAAGGGCACTGGTAATAAAAATAAGATCACTATCACAAATGACCAGAACCGTCTGACCCCAGAAGAAATTGAGAGGATGGTGACTGATGCAGAGAAATTTGCTGAAGAAGATGTGAAACTGAAAGACCGTATTGATGCCAGAAATGACCTGGAAAGCTATTCTTATTCTCTAAAGAACCAGATTGGTGATAAGGAAAAACTTGGTGGAAAGCTGTCTTCAGAGGACAAAGAAATAATTGAGAAAGCTGTAGAGGAGAAGATTGAATGGCTAGAGAGCCACCAAGATTCTGAAACAGAAGATTTCAAAGCAAAGAAGAAGGAGCTTGAAGAGATTGTTCAGCCAATTGTTAGTAA